In Dehalococcoidia bacterium, the genomic window GGCCGGTCCCCACAGATGCGCCACGCCCTCCGGCTGCATGATGAAAGGCAGGTACTTCTCTCCGGTTGCGGCCTCGTTGATGGCGGCCCATCCGCCATCGGGTATGTCTCCCAGCCATGCGCCGCTTGAGCGCTGGATCACCGGGTGTTCACTGTCGAACGGCTGACCGTCGAAGTCCACCGACGCCCGGTTATAAATTATGCGCCTGTTTATCGGCCAGCACCAGGTCCAGCCTGAATACAAACCGATCTGGTTAAGGCTGTTATCCACAGGATTGCGATCTTTAGCCTTGTTTCGCCCATCGGCAACATTGAACATGCCGGAGTACAGCCAGTTGCCGCAATAGGTGGAGCCGTCGCTCTTAAGCGCCGTGAAATTCGTTACCAGCGACCCATCGGCCACATTGCATCCGTTAAGCTCCTCGGCCACCTTGTTGGGGTCGGCCTCGTGCTCATACTCGCCCGAGGTGCGATAATTCCAGTAAAGCTTATTTATCGGTTCCGCCTGCACGCTGTTATCGCCGGCGTATTTCTCTTTCAACTTAAGAACCAGCTCGTCGATAATCGCCATGTCCGGCTTGGCCTCTCCTATAGGATCGACCGCCTTGTAGCGCCACTGGGCCCATCGACCGCTGTTCGATATGCTGCCCTGCTTCTCGTAAGAGGCCGCGGCCGGGAGAAGGAAGACCTCTGTCTTGATTGCGCTGGAATCGACCCGCTTGGTCTCATCGGAAGATTCGGGGTCGGGCCTCTTCCAGAAAGCCGCCGTCTCCGTCTCGAACAGGTCGGCCACCATCAGCCATTCCAGGCTGTCCAGCGCATGACGCTCGCCTTGCGAATCGGGTCCGCCTACTGCCGGATTCTGCCCCCAGACCATCATCCCTTTGATAGTCCCGTTGGCTATTGATTCAAAGGTGCCGATGTGTGTATAGTCATGCCCTGAAGTTACCTTGGGAAGATAGTTGAAACCAAAATCATTATCCGCGGTGGCATTATCCATATACCAGGCCTTGAGCAGGCTGACCATGTATTTCTTGTAGTTCTGCGCCTCATCGCTCAGCCACCACCAGCTGGCGCTCTTGTCGCCGTGCAGCCCGACGGGGGTGACCGGCTGCTTACCCGCTTTTGCCGTCGCTATGTAGTCGGCCAGGCTCTGCTGCTTATGGTTTACCACCGATAGATACCCAGGCAGGATATGCGAGAGCAGACACATATCGGTGGAACCCTGCACGTTGGACGTGCCGCGCAGAGCATTGATGCCGCCGCCGGCGATGCCGATGTTAGCCAGCAGAAGCTGCAGAATGGCATAACCCCTGATATTCTGCGTACCGTAGGTATGCTGGGTTGTTCCCATGGCATACATTATCGTGCCGGACTTGCCGGGCGCGCCCGAAGCCGCGTATTCCTCGCATACCTCAAGGAACTTACCCTGAGGGCAACCTGTTACTTCCTCGACCTTCTCCGGCGTGAAATCCTCGTAGTTCTCCCACAAACGCCTCAGCACCGAATTCGCGTTTAGATCGCTCCACTGCGTCCATGAGTTACCAACGATCGCCGCGTCAACATTAGGATTGGTGGTATTTGCATATTTCCACTTCGCCTTATCATAGGCCCCCAGCTTGCTGGGCGCGGCGTTTGTGTTCTCAGTGAAACCGACGAACAGACCGGGATGCGCGGAATCCTTCCAACTCTCAAAACCGTCATTTATTATCAGCGCGGCATTCGTATATTCCGCTACATATGTCATATTGTATTTCGCAGCCCTCTCCGCCGAGCTTAAAGATTGCATATCGTTCAGGATATACCTGATCATACCGCCGATGAAGGTAATGTCTGTTCCCGATCTCATCGGGGCGTAGAGGTCAGCCTTTGACGACGTGCGTGTGAAGCGCGGGTCGACGCTGATGAGCTTGCCGCCGCGCTCTTGCGCAGCGGTTACCCATTTGAAGGATATGGGGTGATTCTCCGCTGCGTTTGAACCGATGATCATTATGCGATCCGCATTTCTGATATCGATCCAGTGGTTGGTCATTGCTCCCCTTCCGAACGACTCTCCCAGAGCCGCTACAGTAGCGGAGTGTCAGATGCGTGCGCAGTGTTCAAGATAGACAATGCCCAAGGCGCGGGCCATCTTAGAGAGAAGATAGCACTCCTCATTATCCAGTTCACCGCCGCCGAAGTTGCAGATCGCATCGGTGCGATTTACGTTATATGTGGTGCCGCCCACATCTATCGTCGAGAGCCAGTTCGCATCCCTGGTCGTCTTCACCCGCTCGGCGATCGTATCTATAGCCCAATCCCAGTCCACCTCCTGCCATTCGCTGGCATAAGGAGCGCGGTAAAGAGGCTTGGTCAACCGATTAGGATTATCCTTGCCGTCGACCATCCTCATCTGGGCCAGGGCCTGCCCCTTGGCACATAAGGAACCCTGATTAATCGGATGGTCCGGGTCGCCCTCAATGTTGACCAGCTTGCCGTTCTCTGTCGCTGCAACCGCGCCGCAACCGACGCCGCAGTAGCAGCATATAGTGGTTGTCTCACCGATTTGCTTGTGCAGCGGAATCGGAGATGAAGACAGCTCCTGCTTCCAGTTTCCCCCTTTTAACAAAACAAATCCGGCTGTACTGGCGCCGGACAATTTGAGGAAACCTCTTCGAGTCAGTTCCATCAGTTACCTCCCGATATTGTTTCAGATATGCTAGATACTAAAACCTACCACTCTCCTTTCCAAACACGGGAGGCCTGAAAATTTCTTTTCAAACCCTGGAGGCTTTCGCCTGTCGGCTGCTAACCATATCTACATTGATTGATTTAAGACTTAGGTTGACCAGCTCGAAGAGTACTCTTGCACTATAATCTTAATCGATATTAAACTTGCTTGTTAAATTTTAAGGCACTAAAGAATCTATTATCTACTATCCTTTGTGAAAATTGTAACATACCCTAGCTAGCGACGTGTCAATACCTGTCAGCGTTTAACGCTAATAATACACACCTTTCACCTATTAATTATGCTCGACAGCCGACTTAACAACAGTTCATCCTCCTCGGTGAAAACCGTCCGGGGATCAAGCAGAAAATAGTCCTCTTCAATACGGCCGATGACGGAAGGGCTGCCTTTACGAAGCTCCTCGGCCAGCTTCTGCGCTCCACCACTGCATTCGATTCTGACCAGCCGCGTTGGCAGGGTGCCACCCGGTAAGCTGCCGCCGCCGACCATGGATCGTCCGTCAACAACCGAAGCCGCCTTGCCGATAGCCCTGCACCATCGCCGCGCCCGCTTATCGATATCGTCAACCGGCATCGATATCATGCACCATACCGGTATCTTCTCCTCAGCCTCGCCTTTGATATAGTGAAGCAGCGTCGCTGACAATCCTGCCAGCCTTACTTTATCGATTCGCGTCGCCCGGGCTAGCGGGTGCTTGCTCAGCTTAGCGATTAGTTCCTTACATCCAACGATGATTCCGGCCTGCGGCCCGCCCAGCAGCTTATCTCCGGAGAACATAACCAGGTCGACTCCGGCTTTAACGCTATCCTGAACCATAGGCTCGTATTCCAACCCGAACCTTGTCGTATCGATGAGGCACCCGCTGCCTATATCGTCGAGCACGGGGATGCCGCGGCGTTTCCCCAATTCG contains:
- the fdnG gene encoding formate dehydrogenase-N subunit alpha, which encodes MELTRRGFLKLSGASTAGFVLLKGGNWKQELSSSPIPLHKQIGETTTICCYCGVGCGAVAATENGKLVNIEGDPDHPINQGSLCAKGQALAQMRMVDGKDNPNRLTKPLYRAPYASEWQEVDWDWAIDTIAERVKTTRDANWLSTIDVGGTTYNVNRTDAICNFGGGELDNEECYLLSKMARALGIVYLEHCARIUHSATVAALGESFGRGAMTNHWIDIRNADRIMIIGSNAAENHPISFKWVTAAQERGGKLISVDPRFTRTSSKADLYAPMRSGTDITFIGGMIRYILNDMQSLSSAERAAKYNMTYVAEYTNAALIINDGFESWKDSAHPGLFVGFTENTNAAPSKLGAYDKAKWKYANTTNPNVDAAIVGNSWTQWSDLNANSVLRRLWENYEDFTPEKVEEVTGCPQGKFLEVCEEYAASGAPGKSGTIMYAMGTTQHTYGTQNIRGYAILQLLLANIGIAGGGINALRGTSNVQGSTDMCLLSHILPGYLSVVNHKQQSLADYIATAKAGKQPVTPVGLHGDKSASWWWLSDEAQNYKKYMVSLLKAWYMDNATADNDFGFNYLPKVTSGHDYTHIGTFESIANGTIKGMMVWGQNPAVGGPDSQGERHALDSLEWLMVADLFETETAAFWKRPDPESSDETKRVDSSAIKTEVFLLPAAASYEKQGSISNSGRWAQWRYKAVDPIGEAKPDMAIIDELVLKLKEKYAGDNSVQAEPINKLYWNYRTSGEYEHEADPNKVAEELNGCNVADGSLVTNFTALKSDGSTYCGNWLYSGMFNVADGRNKAKDRNPVDNSLNQIGLYSGWTWCWPINRRIIYNRASVDFDGQPFDSEHPVIQRSSGAWLGDIPDGGWAAINEAATGEKYLPFIMQPEGVAHLWGPAGMAEGPFPVAYEPWESPLDENLVTGVANANADGKGTPGFNDPCCYIGSLEGWNKKGSADEFPYVGMTYRVAEHWQAGQMTRNHPWLAELQPEVFAEIGPELAADKGIENGDKVKVSTARGFVNAVAIVTNRMQRMTIGGKTVDHVGVPWHWGFMGRSSAFHSSGNILTPHVGDANTTIPEYKTFLCDITKV